The proteins below come from a single Balaenoptera musculus isolate JJ_BM4_2016_0621 chromosome 1, mBalMus1.pri.v3, whole genome shotgun sequence genomic window:
- the LRIF1 gene encoding ligand-dependent nuclear receptor-interacting factor 1 isoform X3 — translation MASTLEKVTQERNDKNNSQGRSNKASYLNNDAELRKIFGLTKDLRVCLTRIPHHLGSGGGFDSFSCLVKSDTYKETEFIVKEEGRKQGFDKKRKAKTNKKMDHTKKRRTESVYNTTVNGGTNVTSSQLVSSILPTSNVSHHNILRGRNKTREEKRSEVEHCTHGNQEKGTLTSNTAFEQSHSFNKNYTEDIFPMTPPELEETIRDEKIRRLKQVLREKEAALEEMRKKMHQK, via the exons ATGGCATCAACATTAGAAAAAGTTActcaagaaagaaatgacaagaaCAATTCCCAAGGAAGAAGCAATAAGGCCTCATATCTGAACAATGATGCTGAACTTAGAAAGATATTTGGTCTCACTAAAGATTTGAGAGTGTGCCTTACTCGGATTCCTCACCATTTGGGCTCTGGAGGAGGTTTTGATTCTTTTAGCTGTTTGGTGAAAAGTGATACTTACAAAGAGACAGAGTTTATAGTgaaggaggaaggcagaaaaCAG GGTtttgataagaaaagaaaagcaaaaaccaatAAGAAGATGGATCACACAAAGAAGAGAAGAACTGAGAGTGTTTATAACACAACTGTAAATGGAGGAACTAATGTCACCAGTTCCCAACTCGTTAGCAGTATTTTACCAACTTCAAATGTGTCACACCATAACATTCTCAGAGGCCGCAACAAAAccagggaagaaaagagatcTGAGGTAGAACACTGTACCCATGGGAACCAAGAGAAAGGCACATTGACTTCAAATACAGCTTTTGAGCAAAGCCAttccttcaataaaaattatactgAAGATATTTTCCCCATGACACCACCAGAGTTAGAAGAAAccattagagatgaaaaaataagaaGACTTAAGCAGGTgctgagagaaaaagaagcagcTCTTGAAGAAATGCGTAAGAAGAtgcaccaaaaataa
- the LRIF1 gene encoding ligand-dependent nuclear receptor-interacting factor 1 isoform X1 has translation MSNNLQRVFLKPTEEKSGNASHCVSGCMYQVVQTIGSDGKNLLQLLPIPNSSGNLIPLVQSTVMSDALKGNTGNPVQVTFQTQISSSSTSASVQLPIFQPASSSNYFLTRTVDTAEKVRVTSVGTENFTSSVSKVQSHGVKIDGLTMQTFAVSPSSTQNDSSYILVNTQSLPMTVKSPVLPSGHHLQIPAHAEVKSVPASSLPPSVRQKILATATTSTSGTVEASQIPTVIYVSPVNTVKNVVTKNFQNIYPKRVTEIAKPMILNTTQIPMNVAKETQLKGGQHSQAAPVKWIFQENLQPCTPSLVPVKSSNNVASKILKTFVDRKSLGDNTVNMPPLSTISPGGTQSKSMPIKDNALVMFNGKVYLLAKKGTDVLPSQIDQENSVSPDIPPRKDTSQIVSSSPVTEISREVVNIVLAKSKSSQMETKSLSNTQLASMANLSAEKNKKVEKPSLSTPNPHSMNQSINYLKQSKTLFSKPDFPDGFSTGQNSPRKGNIIHSIEKISSSVDATTVTSQQCVFRDQEPKIQNEMASTLEKVTQERNDKNNSQGRSNKASYLNNDAELRKIFGLTKDLRVCLTRIPHHLGSGGGFDSFSCLVKSDTYKETEFIVKEEGRKQGFDKKRKAKTNKKMDHTKKRRTESVYNTTVNGGTNVTSSQLVSSILPTSNVSHHNILRGRNKTREEKRSEVEHCTHGNQEKGTLTSNTAFEQSHSFNKNYTEDIFPMTPPELEETIRDEKIRRLKQVLREKEAALEEMRKKMHQK, from the exons ATGTCCAATAACCTACAGAGGGTCTTCCTGAAACCTACAGAGGAAAAGTCAGGCAACGCCTCGCACTG TGTTTCAGGCTGCATGTACCAAGTAGTTCAGACGATTGGCTCGGATGGAAAAAATCTTCTGCAATTACTTCCAATTCCTAATTCCTCTGGAAATCTTATACCACTAGTTCAATCTACAGTCATGTCTGATGCTTTGAAAGGGAATACAGGAAATCCAGTTCAAGTTACTTTTCAGACTCAGATTTCCAGCTCTTCCACAAGTGCATCAGTTCAATTGCCCATTTTTCAGCCAGCCAGTTCTTCAAACTATTTTCTTACAAGAACAGTAGACACAGCAGAAAAAGTTAGAGTTACTTCTGTGGGAACTGAAAATTTTACCTCATCAGTTTCTAAAGTTCAGAGTCATGGTGTGAAAATTGATGGACTCACCATGCAAACGTTTGCTGTTTCTCCCTCCTCAACACAAAATGATTCATCTTATATTTTAGTAAATACCCAGAGTCTTCCAATGACTGTGAAGTCTCCGGTTTTGCCTTCTGGGCATCATTTACAGATTCCAGCCCATGCTGAAGTGAAATCTGTACCAGCGTCTTCATTGCCTCCTTCAGTTCGGCAAAAGATACTTGCAACTGCAACCACAAGTACCTCAGGAACAGTTGAGGCCTCCCAAATACCAACTGTTATTTATGTATCTCCTGTAAATACAGTGAAAAATGTAGTTACCAAGAACTTTCAAAACATTTACCCAAAACGTGTTACAGAAATAGCAAAGCCAATGATACTAAATACCACACAGATTCCAATGAATGTTGCTAAAGAGACACAATTAAAAGGTGGTCAGCATTCTCAAGCTGCTCCAGTGAAATGgatttttcaagaaaatctacAGCCTTGCACTCCATCTCTTGTTCCTGTTAAATCTTCAAATAATGTGgcttcaaagattttaaaaacttttgtagaTAGGAAAAGTTTGGGAGATAATACTGTGAATATGCCACCATTGAGTACCATCAGTCCTGGTGGGACACAATCCAAAAGTATGCCTATTAAAGATAATGCTTTGGTTATGTTTAATGGGAAAGTCTATCTATTGGCTAAAAAGGGGACAGATGTTTTGCCATCACAAATTGACCAAGAGAATTCTGTTTCTCCTGATATTCCACCAAGAAAAGATACATCACAGATAGTAAGTTCAAGTCCAGTCACAGAAATATCCAGAGAGGTTGTAAATATTGTTTTGGCTAAAAGTAAATCTTCCCAGATGGAGACAAAATCACTTTCAAATACCCAGCTTGCTTCCATGGCCAATCTAAgtgcagagaagaataagaaagtgGAGAAACCATCTCTTTCTACCCCAAACCCACATAGTATGAACCAATCCATTAACTACTTAAAGCAGAGTAAGACTTTATTCTCAAAGCCAGACTTTCCAGATGGATTTAGTACAGGACAAAATTCCCCCAGAAAAGGAAATATCATCCACAGCATAGAGAAAATAAGTTCCTCTGTTGATGCAACAACTGTTACTTCACAACAGTGTGTTTTCAGAGACCAAGAACCAAAG ATCCAGAATGAGATGGCATCAACATTAGAAAAAGTTActcaagaaagaaatgacaagaaCAATTCCCAAGGAAGAAGCAATAAGGCCTCATATCTGAACAATGATGCTGAACTTAGAAAGATATTTGGTCTCACTAAAGATTTGAGAGTGTGCCTTACTCGGATTCCTCACCATTTGGGCTCTGGAGGAGGTTTTGATTCTTTTAGCTGTTTGGTGAAAAGTGATACTTACAAAGAGACAGAGTTTATAGTgaaggaggaaggcagaaaaCAG GGTtttgataagaaaagaaaagcaaaaaccaatAAGAAGATGGATCACACAAAGAAGAGAAGAACTGAGAGTGTTTATAACACAACTGTAAATGGAGGAACTAATGTCACCAGTTCCCAACTCGTTAGCAGTATTTTACCAACTTCAAATGTGTCACACCATAACATTCTCAGAGGCCGCAACAAAAccagggaagaaaagagatcTGAGGTAGAACACTGTACCCATGGGAACCAAGAGAAAGGCACATTGACTTCAAATACAGCTTTTGAGCAAAGCCAttccttcaataaaaattatactgAAGATATTTTCCCCATGACACCACCAGAGTTAGAAGAAAccattagagatgaaaaaataagaaGACTTAAGCAGGTgctgagagaaaaagaagcagcTCTTGAAGAAATGCGTAAGAAGAtgcaccaaaaataa
- the LRIF1 gene encoding ligand-dependent nuclear receptor-interacting factor 1 isoform X2, translating into MYQVVQTIGSDGKNLLQLLPIPNSSGNLIPLVQSTVMSDALKGNTGNPVQVTFQTQISSSSTSASVQLPIFQPASSSNYFLTRTVDTAEKVRVTSVGTENFTSSVSKVQSHGVKIDGLTMQTFAVSPSSTQNDSSYILVNTQSLPMTVKSPVLPSGHHLQIPAHAEVKSVPASSLPPSVRQKILATATTSTSGTVEASQIPTVIYVSPVNTVKNVVTKNFQNIYPKRVTEIAKPMILNTTQIPMNVAKETQLKGGQHSQAAPVKWIFQENLQPCTPSLVPVKSSNNVASKILKTFVDRKSLGDNTVNMPPLSTISPGGTQSKSMPIKDNALVMFNGKVYLLAKKGTDVLPSQIDQENSVSPDIPPRKDTSQIVSSSPVTEISREVVNIVLAKSKSSQMETKSLSNTQLASMANLSAEKNKKVEKPSLSTPNPHSMNQSINYLKQSKTLFSKPDFPDGFSTGQNSPRKGNIIHSIEKISSSVDATTVTSQQCVFRDQEPKIQNEMASTLEKVTQERNDKNNSQGRSNKASYLNNDAELRKIFGLTKDLRVCLTRIPHHLGSGGGFDSFSCLVKSDTYKETEFIVKEEGRKQGFDKKRKAKTNKKMDHTKKRRTESVYNTTVNGGTNVTSSQLVSSILPTSNVSHHNILRGRNKTREEKRSEVEHCTHGNQEKGTLTSNTAFEQSHSFNKNYTEDIFPMTPPELEETIRDEKIRRLKQVLREKEAALEEMRKKMHQK; encoded by the exons ATGTACCAAGTAGTTCAGACGATTGGCTCGGATGGAAAAAATCTTCTGCAATTACTTCCAATTCCTAATTCCTCTGGAAATCTTATACCACTAGTTCAATCTACAGTCATGTCTGATGCTTTGAAAGGGAATACAGGAAATCCAGTTCAAGTTACTTTTCAGACTCAGATTTCCAGCTCTTCCACAAGTGCATCAGTTCAATTGCCCATTTTTCAGCCAGCCAGTTCTTCAAACTATTTTCTTACAAGAACAGTAGACACAGCAGAAAAAGTTAGAGTTACTTCTGTGGGAACTGAAAATTTTACCTCATCAGTTTCTAAAGTTCAGAGTCATGGTGTGAAAATTGATGGACTCACCATGCAAACGTTTGCTGTTTCTCCCTCCTCAACACAAAATGATTCATCTTATATTTTAGTAAATACCCAGAGTCTTCCAATGACTGTGAAGTCTCCGGTTTTGCCTTCTGGGCATCATTTACAGATTCCAGCCCATGCTGAAGTGAAATCTGTACCAGCGTCTTCATTGCCTCCTTCAGTTCGGCAAAAGATACTTGCAACTGCAACCACAAGTACCTCAGGAACAGTTGAGGCCTCCCAAATACCAACTGTTATTTATGTATCTCCTGTAAATACAGTGAAAAATGTAGTTACCAAGAACTTTCAAAACATTTACCCAAAACGTGTTACAGAAATAGCAAAGCCAATGATACTAAATACCACACAGATTCCAATGAATGTTGCTAAAGAGACACAATTAAAAGGTGGTCAGCATTCTCAAGCTGCTCCAGTGAAATGgatttttcaagaaaatctacAGCCTTGCACTCCATCTCTTGTTCCTGTTAAATCTTCAAATAATGTGgcttcaaagattttaaaaacttttgtagaTAGGAAAAGTTTGGGAGATAATACTGTGAATATGCCACCATTGAGTACCATCAGTCCTGGTGGGACACAATCCAAAAGTATGCCTATTAAAGATAATGCTTTGGTTATGTTTAATGGGAAAGTCTATCTATTGGCTAAAAAGGGGACAGATGTTTTGCCATCACAAATTGACCAAGAGAATTCTGTTTCTCCTGATATTCCACCAAGAAAAGATACATCACAGATAGTAAGTTCAAGTCCAGTCACAGAAATATCCAGAGAGGTTGTAAATATTGTTTTGGCTAAAAGTAAATCTTCCCAGATGGAGACAAAATCACTTTCAAATACCCAGCTTGCTTCCATGGCCAATCTAAgtgcagagaagaataagaaagtgGAGAAACCATCTCTTTCTACCCCAAACCCACATAGTATGAACCAATCCATTAACTACTTAAAGCAGAGTAAGACTTTATTCTCAAAGCCAGACTTTCCAGATGGATTTAGTACAGGACAAAATTCCCCCAGAAAAGGAAATATCATCCACAGCATAGAGAAAATAAGTTCCTCTGTTGATGCAACAACTGTTACTTCACAACAGTGTGTTTTCAGAGACCAAGAACCAAAG ATCCAGAATGAGATGGCATCAACATTAGAAAAAGTTActcaagaaagaaatgacaagaaCAATTCCCAAGGAAGAAGCAATAAGGCCTCATATCTGAACAATGATGCTGAACTTAGAAAGATATTTGGTCTCACTAAAGATTTGAGAGTGTGCCTTACTCGGATTCCTCACCATTTGGGCTCTGGAGGAGGTTTTGATTCTTTTAGCTGTTTGGTGAAAAGTGATACTTACAAAGAGACAGAGTTTATAGTgaaggaggaaggcagaaaaCAG GGTtttgataagaaaagaaaagcaaaaaccaatAAGAAGATGGATCACACAAAGAAGAGAAGAACTGAGAGTGTTTATAACACAACTGTAAATGGAGGAACTAATGTCACCAGTTCCCAACTCGTTAGCAGTATTTTACCAACTTCAAATGTGTCACACCATAACATTCTCAGAGGCCGCAACAAAAccagggaagaaaagagatcTGAGGTAGAACACTGTACCCATGGGAACCAAGAGAAAGGCACATTGACTTCAAATACAGCTTTTGAGCAAAGCCAttccttcaataaaaattatactgAAGATATTTTCCCCATGACACCACCAGAGTTAGAAGAAAccattagagatgaaaaaataagaaGACTTAAGCAGGTgctgagagaaaaagaagcagcTCTTGAAGAAATGCGTAAGAAGAtgcaccaaaaataa